The following nucleotide sequence is from Nitrospira sp..
CGTCGCCAAGGGGCTGCTGGATCCCGATCTCAAGCGGATTGAGCAGAGGATTCAAGCCCTCGGCATCAATCGGGACAGCGAAGTCGTGATCTATTCGAACCCCTTCGACAACTGGGGCGACGAAGGACGTATGTTCTGGATGCTGGAGTATCTGGGGCATACGCGGTTGAAGGTGCTGGATGGCGGATGGGTGAAATGGATCAACGAGCGGCGGCCCTTCGAGCACGGCGCGGTACGGACGCCCCTCGGCAACTTCACCGTGGCGCCGATGGAGTCGGCGATCGTCATGAAGGACGAACTGAAAGCGATCGTGAAGCGACCGCACCCGGACGTCACGATCGTGGATGCCCGCAGTCTCGAAGAGTACCTTGGAAAGGAAGTGTCGGGGATTCCGAGACCTGGGCACATTCCCGGCGCCGTGCATGTGGCCTGGAGCGGGTTTCTCAATGCCGATGCCACGGTCAAGGATCTGTCGGCGATCAAGGAGCAACTGGGCCACAAGGGGTTGAATCCGAAGCAGGAAACCGTGTGCTACTGCACGGGCGGGGTTCGTTCGGCCTGGTTGTATTTCGTGCTGCGCTTGGCGGGTTATGAGCGCCTGCGTAATTATCCCGGTTCCTGGTGGGAGTGGAGTCGGGATTTCGCCTGCCCCGTGGAGAAGGATTTGACCGCCCTGCAAAAGCTGTTGGGGTTGACCGACGCCCCGCCGCCTCCGGGCATGCGGCCGTCTTGACAGGGTGGCGAGCCCACTTTATGCTGAGAGACTCTTGCAAGTGATCATGCCGTACACATACTTACAGAGGAGGCAATCCATGCACACCACTATCGGACGGGGAATCGTCGCGGCCGGGATCATGATGGCGCTCGTCGGAGCGCCGTTGGTCGGGGGCGTGGCCCTCGCCGCCGGCAATAAACATCAGGCGGAAGCCGTGGAACATGCCAAGGAAGCCGTCGCTCACGGCAAACAAGGCCATGCCGACGCATTGGTGAAACATGCCGAGGCGGCCCTCAAACATGCCGAGGGGGCCATGGCCGAGACGAAGAATCCCCATGTCGGCGAGGCGATCAAGGGCTTGAAGGACGGCATCGAGCACGGCAAGGCCGGTCATGCCGATGTGGCGACCAAGGCGGTCGAAAACGCCCTGCCGCATTTGTCCGAAGGGATGTAAGGTTCGCGCGGGTGTGACTCCCGTGTACGTCGAAACGGGCAGGGCCGTCCCTGCCCGTTTTTATTTGGGGAAAGGGCGAACGGATGCGTGTCGGATATCTGCAGTTTGAGCCGGCTTTCGGCGAAGTGGAGCGGAACCTCGATCATGTCGCGGCCTGTCTGGGGTCTGTGGAGGCCGATCTCATCGTGCTCCCGGAGCTCTTCGCGACCGGGTATCAGTTCCAATCCAAGGACGAAGTGCGGCGTCTGGCGGAATCGGTTCCGGACGGGGCCACCACGCGGCGCCTGACGGAGCTTGCAGCCCGTCGCGACTGCACGATTGTAGCGGGGGTGGCGGAGCGGGAGGGGGACGATTGCTTCAATTCGGCCGTGGTGATCGGACCGCGGGGCTTCATCGGTTGTTATCGCAAAACTCATCTGTTCTTTGAAGAGACGTTGTTTTTCACCCCGGGCAACAGCGGTTTTCACGTCTGGGACATCGGTCTTGCAAAGGTCGGGGTCATGATTTGCTTCGACTGGTATTACCCGGAGGCTGCCCGTACGTTAGCCTTGCAGGGCGCGGAGATCATTGCCCATCCCTCCAACCTTGTCTTGCCCAATTGTCCGGATTCGATGGTCACCCGCTGCCTGGAGAACCGTGTGTTCAGCGTCACCGCCAACCGTATCGGTCGTGAAGCACGAGGCGGGAAGGACCCCTTGACCTTCATCGGCTTGAGTGAAGTCGTGGATCCGCGAGGCCGCATTCTCCATCGCGCCCCCCGCGACTCGGAGGATTTGTGCGTCGTCGAGATCGACCCGGCATCGGCCAGAAACAAGGCCCTCAATCCTTACAACGACCTCCTCCGGGATCGACGGCCTGCTTTGTATGAAGGGTGAA
It contains:
- a CDS encoding sulfurtransferase, which translates into the protein MQHPLLIDSETLQGRLGQPGLVILDVRGRAAYEFGGHIPGAVHSTWHEYSDPNAVAKGLLDPDLKRIEQRIQALGINRDSEVVIYSNPFDNWGDEGRMFWMLEYLGHTRLKVLDGGWVKWINERRPFEHGAVRTPLGNFTVAPMESAIVMKDELKAIVKRPHPDVTIVDARSLEEYLGKEVSGIPRPGHIPGAVHVAWSGFLNADATVKDLSAIKEQLGHKGLNPKQETVCYCTGGVRSAWLYFVLRLAGYERLRNYPGSWWEWSRDFACPVEKDLTALQKLLGLTDAPPPPGMRPS
- a CDS encoding metal-binding protein SmbP, giving the protein MHTTIGRGIVAAGIMMALVGAPLVGGVALAAGNKHQAEAVEHAKEAVAHGKQGHADALVKHAEAALKHAEGAMAETKNPHVGEAIKGLKDGIEHGKAGHADVATKAVENALPHLSEGM
- a CDS encoding acyltransferase — encoded protein: MRVGYLQFEPAFGEVERNLDHVAACLGSVEADLIVLPELFATGYQFQSKDEVRRLAESVPDGATTRRLTELAARRDCTIVAGVAEREGDDCFNSAVVIGPRGFIGCYRKTHLFFEETLFFTPGNSGFHVWDIGLAKVGVMICFDWYYPEAARTLALQGAEIIAHPSNLVLPNCPDSMVTRCLENRVFSVTANRIGREARGGKDPLTFIGLSEVVDPRGRILHRAPRDSEDLCVVEIDPASARNKALNPYNDLLRDRRPALYEG